Proteins encoded by one window of Engraulis encrasicolus isolate BLACKSEA-1 chromosome 23, IST_EnEncr_1.0, whole genome shotgun sequence:
- the LOC134440657 gene encoding protocadherin gamma-A11-like, whose amino-acid sequence MKGKHSALVWTTVFALFILCFGGVVGQVRYSVPEEMAPGSFVGDIAKDLGLDAKRLVTGKAQIFSKNGREYVDLDRERGHIVTKERIDRELLCAGAMSACSFSFEVILENPIELYRVTVEILDVNDNSPTFPKNEILLEISESATPGARFTLENAVDPDVGLNGLQSYSVHPSDHFALKKQTRSGSSKNVELVLQTPLDREKEEHMYLTLTAVDGGNPKRSGTVKIHIVILDANDNAPVFTHDSYKISVPENTPKGTVLMTVNATDADTDSYARIQYYFEHATASIKELFSIDASTGEITLIGNLDFEKSSVQEFSVQAKDRGGLSDSTDVIIEVTDVNDNAPVMALMSYSNTLPENAPPGTVIAMINVQDDDSDENGKVTCSIDSGLPFKIKSSLTDYFSLVTDSELDREEMSVYNITVTAKDNGNPPQFSSKTLSVKISDINDYAPVFEHETYNAFIMENNSPSLSILALRASDADLGPNARISYFIVDSDFKGTPVSSLVSINSETGVIYATKSFDYEQVKSFSVNIKAQDGGSPPLSSNVTVNVFIQDQNDNAPQILYPVQSGASVVAEIVPRSADIGYLVTKVVAVDVDSGQNAWLSYKLLKSTDRVLFEIGAQNGEIRTVRQVTDKDAVKQKLTVVVEDNGQPSRSATVNVNVALADSFPEVLSEFSDFTHDKEYNDNLTFYLVLALAVVSFLFIVSIIAILSVKCYRWRREQLFYKSNANLPVIPYYPPLYADVGGTGTLKHMYNYELCGTTDSRKSDLKYVRPGSQSVLNVDLSGTRTVPRHTHPVEDCGDILEVRLHTVISCTSNISFCSTLSIGEWYLFFSSF is encoded by the coding sequence ATGAAGGGGAAACATTCTGCATTGGTTTGGACGACAGTCTTTGCTCTTTTTATTCTCTGTTTTGGAGGGGTAGTCGGGCAGGTTCGGTATTCTGTGCCGGAGGAAATGGCTCCCGGGTCCTTTGTTGGTGATATAGCCAAGGATTTAGGATTGGATGCTAAAAGACTGGTAACTGGCAAAGCGCAGATTTTCTCAAAGAATGGCCGTGAATACGTGGACCTAGACCGCGAGAGAGGACACATTGTCACCAAGGAGAGAATTGACCGTGAGTTGCTTTGTGCGGGCGCAATGTCTGCCTGCAGTTTCAGCTTCGAAGTCATTCTTGAGAACCCCATCGAGCTGTACCGTGTTACTGTGGAAATATTAGACGTCAATGACAACAGCCCTACATTTCCCAAAAATGAGATTTTATTAGAAATAAGTGAATCAGCCACGCCCGGTGCGCGTTTTACCCTCGAAAATGCCGTGGATCCAGATGTAGGGTTGAATGGTCTTCAGAGCTATTCTGTGCATCCGAGTGATCATTTTGCACTAAAGAAACAAACGCGATCAGGTAGTAGTAAAAATGTCGAGCTGGTTTTACAAACTCCTttagacagagagaaggaagagcATATGTATTTAACCCTTACTGCAGTAGATGGAGGCAATCCAAAACGATCTGGTACCGTAAAGATCCACATTGTTATCCTTGACGCCAATGATAATGCTCCAGTATTTACGCACGACTCTTACAAAATATCTGTTCCTGAAAACACGCCAAAAGGCACAGtgcttatgactgtaaatgccaCAGATGCAGACACGGATTCATATGCTCGTATTCAATATTATTTTGAGCATGCAACAGCTTCGATAAAGGAGTTATTCTCTATCGATGCCTCCACTGGTGAAATAACACTGATTGGCAATTTAGATTTTGAAAAATCTTCCGTCCAGGAGTTTAGTGTGCAAGCTAAAGACCGTGGTGGGTTGTCTGATTCCACTGACGTGATTATTGAGGTGACTGATGTAAATGACAATGCACCTGTGATGGCTCTTATGTCCTATTCCAACACCTTACCCGAGAACGCACCTCCTGGCACAGTCATAGCCATGATAAACGTGCAAGACGATGACTCAGATGAAAATGGCAAAGTGACATGCTCTATAGACAGTGGCCTCCCATTTAAAATAAAGTCGTCTTTAACTGACTACTTCAGCCTGGTAACCGATTCAGAGTTAGACAGAGAGGAAATGTCCGTGTATAATATCACTGTTACAGCGAAAGATAATGGCAACCCCCCTCAGTTTAGTTCGAAGACCTTGTCGGTTAAGATATCAGATATCAATGACTACGCTCCTGTTTTTGAGCATGAAACATACAATGCCTTCATCATGGAGAATAACTCGCCGTCTTTGTCTATATTAGCACTGCGAGCAAGTGATGCAGATTTGGGTCCAAATGCGCGAATATCATATTTCATAGTGGATAGTGATTTTAAAGGCACACCTGTGTCATCCTTGGTATCTATTAACTCGGAAACTGGAGTGATATACGCTACAAAATCCTTCGACTATGAACAGGTTAAATCATTCAGCGTAAACATAAAGGCACAAGATGGCGGTTCGCCTCCTCTGAGCAGCAACGTGACGGTAAATGTTTTCATCCAAGATCAGAATGACAACGCACCTCAGATTTTGTACCCTGTACAGTCTGGTGCCTCTGTAGTGGCTGAAATCGTACCTCGTTCAGCAGATATAGGATATCTGGTCACTAAAGTGGTGGCTGTGGATGTGGACTCTGGTCAGAATGCTTGGCTCTCATACAAACTCCTGAAATCCACTGACAGGGTGTTATTTGAAATCGGTGCACAGAATGGGGAAATAAGAACTGTGCGCCAAGTCACTGACAAAGACGCTGTCAAGCAGAAACTCACTGTTGTAGTGGAGGACAACGGACAACCCTCTCGCTCTGCCACAGTCAACGTTAACGTGGCGTTAGCTGACAGCTTCCCTGAAGTGCTTTCTGAGTTCAGTGATTTTACGCACGACAAGGAGTACAACGACAACCTGACTTTTTATCTCGTCTTGGCGCTGGCAGTTGTGTCATTTCTCTTCATCGTTTCAATAATAGCCATACTATCAGTAAAGTGCTACAGGTGGAGACGTGAGCAGTTGTTTTATAAATCAAACGCCAATTTGCCCGTCATTCCATATTACCCGCCCCTTTACGCAGACGTCGGGGGCACAGGGACACTAAAGCACATGTACAATTATGAACTGTGTGGAACAACTGACTCCAGAAAGAGCGATCTGAAGTATGTCAGGCCTGGCAGTCAGAGTGTCCTCAATGTGGACCTAAGTGGCACAAGAACTGTGCCAAGGCATACACATCCTGTGGAGGATTGTGGTGACATCTTGGAGGTGAGACTTCACACAGTTATCAGTTGTACCAGTAACATTTCTTTCTGCAGCACCTTATCTATAGGAGAATGGTATCTTTTTTTCTCATCATTTTGA
- the LOC134440136 gene encoding protocadherin beta-15-like encodes MFQSHNRGIPCQYYSFSLVECLRKRLFFNLVPGIVDIHTMWICRLSVWKWQTRLLLIFLCVAEVAYGQVRYSIPEEMTKGSLVGNIAQDIGLDIKRLKSGKARIFTEDSREYIGLNADKGTLVVKERIDREDLCGQVSPCSLHFQIILDNPMELHRVDVEILDINDNSPSFPKKEINFQITELAVTGAKYSLLNAHDPDVGINTLQSYTLHPSDHFALKTTSRHDDSKYVEMILKTPLDREKQHEHKLVLTAFDGGSPQKSGTVKISVIVLDANDNAPKFSESVYRVSLSENAVQGTVVATVSATDIDQGSNGEISYSFSQHAGKALSLFKIDPASGAISVNDVLDFEKQKQYEITVEATDSGGLVDASKVLIEMIDVNDNAPVISMMSFSSPISEDASPETVIAMFNVKDLDSGKNGQVKCTINSDSPFRIQSPSPNFYNLVTDGVLDREMVSQYNITITAKDEGSPSFSTNKTVTVKISDVNDNAPYFHQQSYVAYITENNSPGVSIFSVTASDKDYGNNARISYFLDGTSVSGMSSAEYVSVNAESGAIMALRSFDYEQIKEFHVSVRAQDGGSPPLSSNVTVRIVIQDQNDNAPQILYPVQSSSSSMVAEMVPRSADIGYLVTKVVAVDVDSGQNAWLTYKLLKAGDRALFEVGAQNGEIRTVRQANDKDAVKQKLTVVVEDNGQPSRSATVNVNVAVADSFPDVLSEFSDMSHDKEYNDNLTFYLVLALAVVSFLFIVSIIAILSVKCYRWRRERMFYKSNGNLPVIPYYPPLYADVGGTGTLKQIYNYDMCGTADSRKSDLKYMRPCSQSNLSLDTSGAQTLLRMPNSMRIDGDAETQVRIGSCTLK; translated from the coding sequence ATGTTTCAGTCACATAATCGTGGGATACCGTGTCAATATTATAGTTTTTCGTTAGTGGAGTGTCTGAGAAAACGTCTTTTCTTCAACCTGGTACCTGGTATCGTGGATATACACACAATGTGGATATGTCGCCTCAGTGTTTGGAAATGGCAGACGCGGCTTCTCCTGATCTTTCTTTGTGTCGCAGAGGTGGCATACGGGCAGGTCCGCTACTCCATTCCCGAGGAGATGACAAAGGGCTCACTAGTGGGAAACATCGCACAGGATATTGGATTGGATATAAAACGACTGAAATCTGGTAAAGCTCGGATATTTACCGAGGATAGCCGTGAGTACATCGGTCTGAATGCAGATAAAGGCACGCTGGTTGTGAAAGAGAGAATAGACAGAGAGGATCTTTGCGGGCAGGTCTCGCCCTGCTCTTTGCATTTCCAGATCATTCTAGACAACCCTATGGAACTGCATCGTGTAGACGTAGAGATATTAGACATTAACGATAACTCTCCTAGTTTTCCCAAGAAAGAAATTAATTTTCAGATTACTGAACTGGCAGTCACCGGTGCCAAGTATTCTCTTCTGAATGCGCACGATCCAGACGTAGGTATAAACACACTTCAGTCGTACACGCTTCATCCCTCTGATCACTTTGCGCTGAAAACAACATCCCGACATGATGATAGTAAATATGTTGAAATGATTTTAAAAACGCCCCTCGACCGAGAAAAACAACACGAACACAAATTGGTTTTAACCGCATTTGATGGCGGTAGCCCACAGAAATCAGGCACAGTCAAAATTAGTGTTATTGTTTTGGATGCAAATGACAACGCGCCCAAATTCAGTGAATCTGTTTACAGAGTATCTCTGTCAGAGAACGCAGTGCAGGGCACTGTTGTGGCTACAGTAAGTGCTACTGACATTGATCAAGGCTCAAATGGAGAGATATCTTATTCTTTTTCACAACATGCTGGCAAAGCCTTATCCCTCTTCAAAATAGATCCAGCATCTGGTGCCATTTCAGTCAACGATGTACTAGATTTCGAAAAACAAAAGCAGTATGAAATCACAGTTGAAGCCACAGATTCAGGGGGGTTGGTAGATGCCAGTAAAGTTTTAATAGAAATGATTGATGTCAACGATAACGCCCCTGTCATAAGTATGATGTCATTCTCTAGTCCCATTTCCGAAGACGCATCTCCAGAGACCGTTATAGCCATGTTCAATGTAAAAGATTTAGATTCTGGAAAGAATGGGCAAGTAAAATGCACCATTAACTCAGATTCACCATTCCGCATTCAGTCGCCCTCCCCTAATTTTTACAACCTGGTCACTGATGGCGTCTTAGATCGTGAGATGGTGTCTCAATATAACATAACCATCACCGCTAAAGATGAAGGGTCACCTTCATTTTCTACCAACAAAACAGTGACAGTAAAGATATCAGACGTGAATGACAACGCCCCTTATTTCCACCAGCAGTCGTATGTGGCATACATCACAGAAAATAACTCACCGGGTGTGTCCATATTTTCAGTTACAGCCAGTGACAAAGACTATGGCAACAATGCACGTATATCCTATTTTCTTGATGGCACATCTGTGAGTGGAATGTCGTCTGCTGAGTATGTTTCTGTTAACGCAGAGAGCGGCGCAATAATGGCGCTTCGTTCTTTTGATTATGAGCAAATAAAGGAATTCCACGTGAGCGTCAGAGCGCAGGACGGAGGCTCTCCTCCACTGAGCAGTAATGTGACCGTGAGAATAGTTATTCAGGATCAGAACGATAACGCACCTCAGATCTTATATCCAGTGcaaagtagcagtagcagtatggTAGCTGAGATGGTGCCTCGTTCAGCAGACATAGGTTATCTTGTCACCAAAGTGGTGGCCGTGGATGTGGACTCTGGCCAGAATGCCTGGCTGACATACAAACTGTTGAAGGCAGGAGACAGAGCTTTGTTTGAAGTCGGTGCGCAAAATGGAGAGATAAGGACTGTGCGTCAAGCCAACGACAAAGATGCTGTGAAACAAAAGCTCACTGTAGTAGTGGAGGACAACGGACAGCCCTCTCGCTCTGCTACTGTCAACGTGAACGTGGCTGTGGCAGACAGCTTCCCTGATGTGCTCTCTGAATTCTCGGACATGTCACATGACAAGGAGTACAATGACAACTTGACTTTTTACCTAGTCTTGGCTCTGGCTGTAGTGTCGTTTCTGTTCATCGTGTCCATCATCGCCATACTGTCAGTGAAGTGCTACAGATGGAGACGAGAGCGGATGTTTTATAAATCCAATGGCAACCTGCCGGTGATACCTTACTACCCACCTCTTTACGCAGACGTTGGGGGCACGGGGACTTTAAAGCAGATCTATAATTACGATATGTGCGGAACGGCTGATTCACGAAAGAGTGATCTGAAGTACATGCGCCCTTGCAGTCAGAGCAATCTGAGTCTGGACACCAGTGGCGCACAGACCCTTTTACGCATGCCAAACAGCATGCGCATAGATGGAGATGCTGAGACACAGGTGAGGATCGGGTCATGTACACTTAAGTAA